CCATCCGCTCGTGGTTGCATTGTGCCAGGCTTATGGTAAGCCGTTAGTTTCTACCAGCGCCAACCTGAGTGGATTGCCGCCATGCCGTACTGTTGAAGAAGTACGGGAGCAGTTCGGGGCAGACTTCCCTGTTGTTGAAGGCGAAACGGGAGGTCGTTTGAATCCATCTGAAATTCGTGATGCCCTGACGGGTGAATTGTTTCGACAGGGGTAAGATGATGGAAACCTATGCCGTTTTTGGTAATCCGATCGCACACAGTAAGTCGCCGTTCATTCATCAGCATTTTGCACAGCAACTGCAAATTGAACACCCATATGGGCGTGTATTAGCGCCGATCAATGATTTTATCGGTACGCTTAATACCTTCTTTGCTGAAGGGGGAAAAGGGGCGAATGTTACCGTTCCTTTTAAAGAAGACGCGTTCGCGCGAGCAGATGAATTGACGGAGCGCGCGGCTCTTGCCGGGGCCGTCAACACGCTCAAAAAGCTTGAGGATGGTCGCATACTGGGTGATAACACTGACGGTATTGGTCTGTTAAGCGATCTTGAACGCTTATCCTTCATTCGGCCGGGTGCGCGCGTCCTGCTCATTGGTGCGGGCGGCGCTTCCCGTGGCGTATTGTTGCCA
This Citrobacter enshiensis DNA region includes the following protein-coding sequences:
- the aroE gene encoding shikimate dehydrogenase, producing METYAVFGNPIAHSKSPFIHQHFAQQLQIEHPYGRVLAPINDFIGTLNTFFAEGGKGANVTVPFKEDAFARADELTERAALAGAVNTLKKLEDGRILGDNTDGIGLLSDLERLSFIRPGARVLLIGAGGASRGVLLPLISMDCAVTIVNRTASRAEELAQIFAHTGSVQSLRMDALAGHEFDLIINATSSGISGDIPAIPASLIHPSVYCYDMFYQKGNTPFLTWCIEKGARSYADGLGMLVGQAAHAVLLWHGTLPDVEPVIKLLQQELSA